The following DNA comes from bacterium.
ACGTTTGGCCGAAGTCGCTCCGTCAAGGCCGCCCCTCTGTCGCCGGATCGTCCCGCTTTCGCGGGGCTGGCCGGTGGCATGCACCGGCGTCTGGGGCGGCGCTGCGATGTGCGAGCTGCGTCTAGTACAACGGCAGTGCCGTATGAACTTTTAACCGAGTATAGCGGCCTCGGGTAGAGGTGTCAATCAAAACTCTCGGTCAAGCGTCCGGCGCGCGCACGAGGAGGATCGGCCCGGCGTAGCGGCCGACCACCTTGGAGGCGACGCTGCCGGTGAACACGGCGCTCAGACCGGTCCGGCCGTGGGAGGCCATGATCAGCAGCTCCGCCCCGGAGGCCGCGGCCTCGTCCAGCACCCCCTGCGCCGCGTCCCCGCGGGCGACGGCCCAAGAAACGCCGATCCCGACGGCACGGATCAGGTCCGCGATCGTGCGAAGGTAGCGCTGCGCCTCGCCCTCCTCATAATCCAGGGTCGCCGCGGCGGCCGTCGGCACCAGTTTGGCCGCGCTGGCCCGCTCGCCCGCGATCGTCGACAACGTGGGGACGACCCGAAGCAGCACGATCTCGGCGCCGTAGGCCCGGGCGAACGTGCCCGCAAACGGCAGTGCCGCCTCGGCGGCCGGTTCGCCGTCGAGCGGAAGCAACATCTTATGGAGGGTGAGACCGTTCCGGTCGATTGGCGGGACAGCGCCCGATTCCGGCGGCCGGATCAGCAGCACTGGACGGTCGCCGCGCCGCAGCACCTGCTGGGCCACGCTGCCGAAGAGGGCCCGGCGCGCCCCGCCGGCGCCGTGGGTCGCGAGGACGATCAGGTCGGCGTCGAGGTCCGCGGCGTGCGCGACGATGCTCTGCGTCACGTTGCCCTCGGGGTTCGGGTGAACGTGGGTCTCCGTCTCGACGCCGGCGGCGCCGCACCGCGCGGCCACCTCGGCGAGATACCGATCGGACTCGTCGATCCGCGTCAGGTGACGCTCGCCGTGCACGCTCGGAGGCGCGTCGCGCTCCGTCACGTGCAGCAGGGTGAGGCGCGCCCCGAGATGCCGGGCGAGCGATGCCGCGGGCGGCAGGACCCACTCGGCGAGGCGCGATCCGTCGAGCGGGACGAGGATCCGCCGGATCGTGACGCCGCCGTTCACTCCGGATGCCGCCGCGGCCATGGCCCCTCCGTTTTCGGTACGACGCATCGCTCCCCTGTCGTTACCCGCCCCGGATCGTCTGCACGATCAGATACAGGTTCAGCCCGATGATGAACGCCGTGACGAGCACCGCGGCGACGGAGACGAGCCACCCGTTGACGAGCGGGCCCATGAGATCGCGGCGCCGCGTGAACAGCACGAGCGGCACGAGGGCGAACGGCAGCCCGAAGCTCAATATCACCTGGCTGATCACGAGCGTCCGCGTGGGATCGAACCCCAGGGCGATGACGACGATGGCGGGCGCCATCGTGACCAACCGCCGCAGCCAGATCGAAATCTGGCGGTGGAGAAACCCCTGCATCACGACCTGGCCCGCCATGGTGCCGACGGTGGACGAGGAGAGGCCGGACGCCAGCAGCGAGATGGCGAACACGGCGCTGCTGGCGGGGCCCAGCAGCGGAGCCAGCGTCTTGTGGGCCTCCTCGATGCTCGCCACCTTGGTCAGCCCGTGCCCCCAGAAGGTCGAGGCGGCCATCACCAGCATCGCGGCGTTGACCAGCCCGGCGATCGTCATCGCGATCACGACGTCGGCGAGCTCGAACCGGACGAGGCGCCTCGCCTGCTCGGCGTTCTCCGTCGCGACCCGGCGCTGGGTCAGCGACGAGTGCAGGAAGATCACGTGCGGCATCACGGTGGCGCCGAGAATTCCGACGGCCAACAGCACCGCCTCGGGGCCGCCGAGCATCGGGTGGACGACGCTGGCCGCGACCGCGCCCCAGCTGGGGCGATCCAACACGGTCTCCACCAGATAGCATCCGGCGATCACGCCGACGAGCGTCGTGATCACGGCCTCCACCGGGCGGAAGCCTTGCTGTTCGAGCGCGAGGATCACGAGGGTGCAGATCCCGGTCAGCAGCGCGGCCGGCATCAGCGGCATCCCGAAGAGCAGGTTGAATCCGATCGCCGCCCCCAGAAACTCGGCGAGGTCGGTGGCCATCGCCACGCCTTCCATCAACACCCACAACACCCAGACCACCGGCCGGGGAAACTGCTCGCGGCACATCTCCGCGAGGTTGCGGCCGGTCGCGATGCCGAGCTTGGCCGACAGAGCCTGCACCAGCATCGCGATGACGTTGCTCGCCAATACGACCCACACCAGCCGGTAGCCGAACTCCGAGCCGCCCTGGATGTTGGTGGCAAAGTTGCCGGGATCGATGTAGGCGACCGACGCGACAAACGCGGGGCCGAGGAAGGGCAGCAGCTGCAGCAGACCGCGCCGGCGGCTCCGGCCGGCCAGGATGTCCGTGGCCGCGCTCACGGTCGCAACGTCGCCGCGGCGGGGGCCGGGCGGTTG
Coding sequences within:
- a CDS encoding Nramp family divalent metal transporter gives rise to the protein MSAATDILAGRSRRRGLLQLLPFLGPAFVASVAYIDPGNFATNIQGGSEFGYRLVWVVLASNVIAMLVQALSAKLGIATGRNLAEMCREQFPRPVVWVLWVLMEGVAMATDLAEFLGAAIGFNLLFGMPLMPAALLTGICTLVILALEQQGFRPVEAVITTLVGVIAGCYLVETVLDRPSWGAVAASVVHPMLGGPEAVLLAVGILGATVMPHVIFLHSSLTQRRVATENAEQARRLVRFELADVVIAMTIAGLVNAAMLVMAASTFWGHGLTKVASIEEAHKTLAPLLGPASSAVFAISLLASGLSSSTVGTMAGQVVMQGFLHRQISIWLRRLVTMAPAIVVIALGFDPTRTLVISQVILSFGLPFALVPLVLFTRRRDLMGPLVNGWLVSVAAVLVTAFIIGLNLYLIVQTIRGG
- a CDS encoding universal stress protein; translation: MAAAASGVNGGVTIRRILVPLDGSRLAEWVLPPAASLARHLGARLTLLHVTERDAPPSVHGERHLTRIDESDRYLAEVAARCGAAGVETETHVHPNPEGNVTQSIVAHAADLDADLIVLATHGAGGARRALFGSVAQQVLRRGDRPVLLIRPPESGAVPPIDRNGLTLHKMLLPLDGEPAAEAALPFAGTFARAYGAEIVLLRVVPTLSTIAGERASAAKLVPTAAAATLDYEEGEAQRYLRTIADLIRAVGIGVSWAVARGDAAQGVLDEAAASGAELLIMASHGRTGLSAVFTGSVASKVVGRYAGPILLVRAPDA